A region from the Tahibacter amnicola genome encodes:
- a CDS encoding DUF1800 domain-containing protein has product MVGSTATASAFATRRRLFGALACAIGIAEPETAPMRRSEKPSMDTRLAERDAAAVTYAVPPAPFRWLSKAGFGVSPADIAALAALPGASDEARWAAWVERQLAPASINDSACDSRLAAAALTTLGKSLQQLWTDHESTADYAVRMRPMAENECATLIRQAYSQRQLFETMVDFWHDHFSVFGWDYNGGPVFPHYDRDIIRPRALGNFRAMLEEVTKSTTMMYYLDLYSSTRAGPNENFARELFELHTLGAENYGGVLYPDDPSLPIGQLADGTSVRLKYVDIDVYEATSALTGWTLRNGHWQYPAENDGTFIYRDDWHDQYQKYILNRYIAPYQHQADGTRLLDILASHPGTARFVAKKLCRRFVADDPPAALVNAAATEFITNWQAPDQIARVVRLILNSADFRTSWGLRMKRPAVAAVGALRALGADFTPVPDYTSAWTTSEEFISRLQFTGNRLFYWPAPNGYPDKRVAWASTGALGMTFRLLGRLPEMRQVNGNTSTPYVADVLAQTLAAFPNAADRHASNIAGYWCDRLLGGRPSPTYPVAVNYLRQNAAATEALSLNEAWAGTNLKAHYTQSRLRTMVALILCSPDYLRR; this is encoded by the coding sequence ATGGTTGGTTCCACTGCGACGGCATCCGCCTTCGCCACGCGCCGGCGTCTGTTCGGCGCCCTCGCCTGCGCCATCGGCATCGCCGAGCCCGAAACGGCGCCAATGCGCCGCTCCGAAAAACCGTCGATGGATACCCGCCTGGCGGAACGCGACGCGGCGGCTGTCACCTACGCCGTGCCCCCGGCACCGTTCCGCTGGCTGAGCAAGGCAGGCTTCGGCGTTTCGCCAGCCGACATCGCCGCTCTCGCCGCGCTGCCGGGTGCGAGCGATGAGGCGCGCTGGGCCGCCTGGGTTGAGCGCCAGCTGGCGCCAGCGTCGATCAACGACAGCGCCTGCGACAGTCGGCTCGCCGCCGCCGCGCTCACCACGCTCGGCAAGAGCCTGCAGCAGCTGTGGACCGACCACGAATCCACCGCCGACTACGCGGTGCGCATGCGGCCGATGGCCGAGAACGAATGCGCCACCCTGATCCGCCAGGCCTACAGCCAGCGCCAGCTGTTCGAGACCATGGTCGATTTCTGGCACGACCATTTCAGCGTGTTTGGCTGGGACTACAACGGTGGCCCGGTCTTCCCGCACTACGATCGCGACATCATCCGGCCGCGCGCCCTGGGCAACTTCCGCGCAATGCTGGAAGAAGTGACCAAGTCGACGACGATGATGTATTACCTCGACTTGTACTCCTCCACCCGCGCCGGCCCGAACGAGAACTTCGCGCGCGAGCTGTTCGAACTGCACACGCTGGGCGCGGAAAACTACGGCGGCGTGCTGTATCCGGACGACCCGTCCCTGCCGATCGGGCAGCTGGCCGACGGCACTTCGGTACGTTTGAAATATGTGGACATTGACGTCTACGAGGCAACCAGCGCATTGACCGGCTGGACGCTCAGGAACGGTCACTGGCAGTACCCGGCCGAGAACGACGGCACATTCATCTATCGCGACGACTGGCACGACCAGTACCAGAAATACATCCTCAACCGCTATATCGCTCCTTACCAGCACCAGGCCGACGGTACGCGCCTGCTCGATATCCTGGCTTCCCACCCGGGCACGGCCCGCTTCGTGGCGAAGAAGCTGTGCCGGCGCTTTGTCGCGGACGATCCGCCGGCCGCACTGGTCAACGCGGCCGCCACCGAATTCATCACCAACTGGCAGGCGCCCGACCAGATCGCGCGCGTTGTCCGCCTGATCCTCAATTCAGCGGATTTCCGCACCAGCTGGGGCCTGCGCATGAAGCGTCCGGCCGTTGCGGCCGTGGGTGCGCTGCGCGCCCTGGGCGCCGATTTCACACCCGTGCCGGACTACACCTCGGCCTGGACGACGTCCGAGGAATTCATCAGCCGCCTGCAATTCACCGGCAACCGCCTGTTCTATTGGCCGGCGCCAAACGGCTATCCCGACAAGCGCGTCGCCTGGGCCTCCACCGGCGCCCTGGGCATGACCTTCCGCCTGCTGGGACGACTGCCAGAGATGCGCCAGGTCAACGGCAACACCAGTACGCCCTATGTCGCTGATGTGCTGGCCCAGACGCTCGCGGCATTTCCCAACGCCGCCGACCGCCACGCCAGCAACATCGCCGGCTACTGGTGCGACCGCCTGTTGGGGGGACGCCCTTCGCCGACCTATCCGGTCGCCGTGAACTACCTGCGCCAGAACGCTGCCGCGACGGAAGCCCTGTCGCTCAACGAAGCCTGGGCGGGCACCAATCTCAAAGCGCACTACACGCAATCACGCCTGCGCACAATGGTCGCGTTGATTCTGTGCAGCCCCGACTATCTGCGCCGGTAA
- the murB gene encoding UDP-N-acetylmuramate dehydrogenase, whose amino-acid sequence MSFTVAPARFDGPGYTILEDAALNGRNTFRVAARANLLVDVRDSTALAEVLAFPLVRSLPLLPLGEGSNLLFTRDFPGVVLNLGTRGINVLEDDGDSALLHVAAGESWNDLVHWTLAKGFSGLENLVLIPGMVGAAPIQNIGAYGVEVCDVIHAVEAYDRRQGCIVRLGNADCRFAYRDSCFKHEPDRWIVTAVVLRLPRQGTLRTDYAGIGDELARMGVATPTATLIAEAVTRLRRRKLPDPAVIGNAGSFFKNPIVEAGVAQALKAAHPGMPAWPAGADHCKLSAAWLIESAGLKGFRQGDAGVSEQHALVLVNHGSATGAQLWDVAQHVQAGVQARFGVLLEPEPRVL is encoded by the coding sequence ATGAGTTTTACCGTTGCGCCGGCACGTTTCGACGGCCCCGGCTACACCATCCTCGAAGACGCCGCATTGAATGGCCGCAACACGTTCCGCGTGGCGGCCCGCGCAAACCTGCTGGTCGACGTGCGTGACAGCACGGCACTGGCGGAGGTGCTGGCGTTTCCGCTGGTGCGCAGCCTGCCGCTGCTGCCGCTGGGCGAGGGCAGCAATCTGCTTTTCACGCGCGATTTCCCGGGCGTGGTCCTGAACCTCGGTACCCGCGGCATCAACGTGCTGGAGGACGACGGTGACAGCGCCCTGCTGCACGTGGCGGCCGGCGAAAGCTGGAACGATCTGGTCCACTGGACCCTGGCGAAGGGATTTTCCGGGCTGGAGAACCTCGTGCTGATCCCGGGCATGGTCGGTGCAGCGCCGATCCAGAACATCGGCGCCTACGGCGTGGAGGTGTGCGACGTGATTCACGCCGTCGAAGCCTACGATCGTCGCCAAGGCTGCATCGTGCGGCTGGGCAATGCCGATTGCCGCTTTGCCTACCGGGACTCGTGCTTCAAGCACGAGCCGGACCGCTGGATTGTCACCGCCGTGGTGTTGCGTCTGCCGCGCCAGGGGACGTTGCGAACCGACTACGCCGGCATCGGCGACGAGCTGGCCCGCATGGGCGTGGCAACGCCGACCGCCACGCTGATTGCCGAGGCTGTCACGCGGCTGCGCCGGCGCAAACTGCCGGATCCGGCGGTCATCGGCAACGCCGGCAGCTTCTTCAAGAACCCCATCGTCGAAGCCGGCGTGGCGCAGGCGCTCAAGGCCGCGCATCCGGGCATGCCGGCCTGGCCCGCGGGAGCGGACCACTGCAAGCTTTCCGCCGCGTGGTTGATCGAATCGGCCGGACTGAAAGGATTCCGCCAGGGCGATGCCGGCGTGTCGGAACAGCACGCGCTGGTCCTGGTCAACCACGGCAGCGCTACCGGGGCTCAGCTGTGGGATGTGGCGCAGCACGTCCAGGCGGGCGTACAGGCGCGTTTCGGCGTGCTGCTGGAACCAGAGCCACGGGTGCTGTGA
- a CDS encoding quinone-dependent dihydroorotate dehydrogenase has protein sequence MYSLARPFLFLLDAEKAHDYGLLGLEAAYRSGVNPLLASRPAPLPVTVCGIPFPNPVGLAAGLDKNAAHVDALASLGFGFIEVGTTTPRPQAGNPKPRMFRLPEYDAVINRLGFNNAGVDALVKNTECAKFSGVLGINIGKNKDTPNERAVDDYLHCLERVYPRASYVTVNISSPNTQGLRDLQEEETLKRFISTLRERQEQLAAQHGARKPMFLKIAPDLTAAELDAIADVLLATQIDGLICTNTTVDRQAVAGHRYAGEAGGLSGRPVFERSTAVLQGMAQRLSGRIPLIGVGGILAGTDAQKKVEAGASLVQIYTGMVYRGPALIGECVDALRPLVGPSRR, from the coding sequence GTGTATTCCCTGGCCCGCCCTTTCCTGTTCCTGCTGGACGCCGAAAAAGCCCACGACTATGGCCTGCTCGGCCTGGAAGCTGCCTACCGCAGCGGCGTGAATCCGCTACTGGCGTCGCGTCCCGCGCCGCTGCCGGTGACGGTCTGCGGCATTCCGTTTCCCAACCCCGTCGGACTTGCCGCAGGACTGGACAAGAATGCCGCCCACGTCGATGCACTGGCATCACTCGGGTTCGGCTTCATCGAAGTAGGAACCACCACGCCGCGGCCGCAGGCCGGCAATCCGAAGCCACGCATGTTCCGCCTGCCCGAGTACGATGCCGTGATCAACCGGCTCGGCTTCAACAACGCCGGCGTTGACGCACTTGTCAAAAATACAGAATGCGCGAAATTCTCCGGCGTGCTCGGCATCAACATCGGCAAGAACAAGGACACCCCCAACGAGCGCGCCGTCGACGACTACCTGCACTGCCTGGAGCGGGTCTACCCACGCGCCAGCTACGTCACCGTCAACATCTCCTCGCCCAACACCCAGGGGCTGCGTGATCTGCAGGAAGAGGAAACACTCAAGCGCTTCATCAGCACGCTGCGTGAACGCCAGGAACAACTCGCGGCGCAGCACGGCGCGCGCAAGCCGATGTTCCTGAAGATTGCTCCGGACCTCACTGCGGCCGAGCTGGATGCGATCGCCGACGTGCTGCTCGCCACGCAGATCGATGGCCTGATCTGCACCAATACGACCGTCGACCGCCAGGCCGTCGCCGGCCATCGGTATGCCGGCGAAGCCGGTGGTCTTTCCGGGCGGCCGGTCTTCGAACGCTCTACCGCGGTGCTGCAGGGCATGGCGCAACGGTTGTCTGGCCGCATCCCGCTGATCGGTGTGGGCGGTATTCTCGCGGGTACGGACGCGCAGAAGAAGGTCGAGGCCGGCGCGAGCCTGGTGCAGATCTACACGGGCATGGTCTATCGCGGACCTGCGCTGATTGGCGAATGCGTCGACGCCCTGCGCCCGCTCGTGGGCCCGTCGCGCCGCTGA